Proteins encoded by one window of Paenibacillus sp. DCT19:
- a CDS encoding WecB/TagA/CpsF family glycosyltransferase, whose product MSEIGSIPTVSIYGIPFSKLPMSETVEVLREAVLSKQPHHVITANPIMVMAAMEDPAIMRVMQSTEMIVPDGTGVVWAANYCGDPVAERVPGYELLHELLRVGENYRWGVYLLGSTPEVIQETAVRLQQQYPAIRIVGYRDGFFGSDEDDQVVAAIRETAPDLLFVARGADNQDPWINKFKDTLQVPVMMGVGGSFDVISGKTKRAPKLFQKLRLEWFYRLLREPSRAGRMLALPKFALKVITDKENVTKAQ is encoded by the coding sequence ATGAGTGAGATCGGATCTATACCTACCGTTTCCATCTATGGTATTCCTTTTTCCAAATTGCCGATGAGTGAGACAGTAGAGGTTCTGAGGGAAGCGGTGCTGTCGAAGCAGCCGCATCATGTTATTACAGCCAATCCAATCATGGTTATGGCGGCAATGGAAGATCCAGCCATCATGCGCGTTATGCAATCGACTGAGATGATCGTCCCTGACGGCACAGGCGTTGTATGGGCTGCAAATTATTGCGGAGATCCTGTAGCTGAGCGTGTTCCCGGATATGAACTTTTACATGAATTGCTGCGCGTTGGAGAAAACTATCGTTGGGGTGTATATTTACTCGGTTCTACACCTGAGGTGATTCAAGAAACGGCAGTTCGGTTACAACAGCAGTATCCGGCGATTCGTATTGTAGGTTATCGTGACGGCTTCTTCGGTTCGGATGAAGATGATCAAGTCGTGGCTGCAATTCGTGAAACTGCTCCGGATCTATTGTTTGTTGCGCGGGGTGCAGATAATCAAGATCCTTGGATTAACAAGTTCAAGGATACACTCCAAGTTCCGGTGATGATGGGTGTTGGAGGAAGCTTCGATGTCATCTCAGGCAAAACGAAACGTGCGCCAAAACTGTTCCAGAAATTAAGGCTGGAATGGTTCTATCGCTTGCTTCGCGAGCCAAGTCGGGCAGGTCGAATGCTTGCGCTCCCGAAATTTGCACTTAAAGTCATAACGGACAAAGAAAACGTGACAAAAGCCCAATAA
- the csaB gene encoding polysaccharide pyruvyl transferase CsaB — translation MVTTSQKLVISGYYGFRNSGDEAVLKSILTALEEESRKSGITIEPIVLSGDPESTTSMYGVRSVHRMKFKEVREAIKESDGLISGGGSLLQDATGLKSIPYYLGVIKLAQWLKKPTFIYAQGIGPVNRKIFNPMIRSVFKACKYVSVRDEQSAELLRQLGLQWNQIHVVPDPVMGLPLPENGATEKSVVAGSGKKSSVNEEFPDNNTPAGNTKLPVIGISVRFWESDRQELTAIAAGLKKLCVHKAVHLRFMPFHLPKDEEASRFVMELMGDVSNKGSEVSITDNLTDPQLMLQEVSQCDIVIGMRLHSLIYAASQYVPPVGISYDPKIDQFMLRLDSDIVGSTSTLDADQLAKHVSKLLDQRSQWLKEHEELITELKQEARVPAQQIINYLGRKG, via the coding sequence ATGGTCACCACTTCTCAAAAATTAGTCATCTCAGGATATTACGGTTTCCGTAACAGCGGAGACGAAGCGGTGCTGAAGTCAATTCTGACAGCACTGGAAGAGGAGAGCCGCAAGTCGGGCATCACCATTGAACCCATTGTGCTCTCCGGTGATCCGGAATCGACCACTTCAATGTATGGTGTTCGTTCTGTTCATCGTATGAAATTCAAGGAAGTTCGAGAAGCTATCAAGGAAAGTGACGGGTTAATTAGCGGTGGCGGTAGCCTGCTGCAGGATGCAACAGGGCTGAAGTCCATCCCGTATTACCTCGGTGTTATCAAACTTGCCCAGTGGTTGAAGAAACCAACGTTTATATATGCACAAGGGATCGGCCCGGTGAACCGGAAGATTTTCAATCCGATGATCCGTTCCGTTTTCAAAGCCTGTAAATATGTATCGGTTCGTGATGAGCAATCTGCCGAGCTGCTTCGCCAGCTAGGATTGCAGTGGAATCAGATTCACGTTGTACCTGATCCGGTAATGGGACTGCCATTGCCGGAGAATGGAGCAACAGAGAAGTCTGTTGTGGCGGGATCGGGTAAGAAGTCTTCGGTGAATGAGGAATTTCCCGATAATAACACTCCTGCGGGGAATACAAAACTTCCCGTTATTGGGATTTCGGTTCGCTTCTGGGAATCGGATCGCCAAGAGCTTACGGCTATTGCAGCTGGATTGAAGAAGCTCTGTGTGCACAAAGCAGTACATTTGCGGTTCATGCCATTCCATCTGCCTAAGGATGAAGAGGCATCACGATTCGTGATGGAATTGATGGGCGATGTGAGTAACAAAGGAAGCGAGGTCAGCATAACGGACAATCTGACCGATCCACAGCTCATGCTGCAAGAGGTAAGTCAGTGTGATATCGTCATTGGTATGCGACTGCACAGTCTCATCTATGCGGCTTCACAATACGTGCCACCCGTAGGGATCTCCTACGATCCGAAGATCGACCAGTTCATGCTTCGCCTGGACAGTGATATTGTAGGTAGCACAAGCACGCTTGATGCAGATCAACTAGCCAAGCATGTATCGAAGCTTCTCGATCAGCGGTCACAATGGCTGAAGGAGCATGAAGAATTAATTACGGAATTGAAGCAGGAGGCCAGAGTGCCTGCACAGCAGATTATCAACTATTTAGGCCGCAAAGGGTGA
- a CDS encoding DUF5693 family protein: MRQKWLYWNTASRKWLWLVVIIGLVASIPVISDRVQTESSAKKVELVFNYRGLLDISAYQAHPQDFMNEQLTRLKGAGVTTMAVFESTLDELRKTRRIMVYNGQDLANLTKNVIPSNENFTYVLFTNEENAQTYAPIIEQTFADRQIPVVPWEYEGRSGLILQTPPENANMQPLQPDPVAVKMLRDHGFHILPRISDSVPYNQASMERLLSFFKENGVTRILFDGDAVKGYNDNAEMKSIDQFAQLLNKYDIGLAAIENLKKPQSGFQTLAYKIDYNVARLYSLSDADANLDVDTIADRFVLATKDRNIRMLYMNASPSRNTSKAMITDPIENLINSLGEPGHAVERMGKFGFELGQAEAFTVKDSSIQRYAKLVALIGAIALITLMVSYFVPLLTLLVFALSLVGSAGLFLLKPTLLEQGIALLVAIAAPTIAMVLAVRTVNYQQQRQPDASAGRRLGQTIILYVRTSILSFMAVPFVIALLNSITYSLVINQFRGVSLLHFAPIALVAIYVVFYRGSGSFSIKKIKEMLRMPINVLMVVLAVIAAAAGYYYLTRTGNSGSVTPLEMFLRTALEDTFGVRPRFKEFMGGHPLFIVGVFAALKYRKFVFVLILATIGQLSMVDTFAHIHTPAVLSLIRGVMGLGLGLIFGIIAVGVWQVAEGCWKKWSPLLKN; this comes from the coding sequence GTGCGTCAAAAATGGCTTTATTGGAATACCGCTTCCCGGAAGTGGCTGTGGCTTGTTGTCATCATTGGATTGGTAGCCTCCATTCCCGTGATTAGTGATCGAGTGCAGACAGAGTCTTCTGCCAAGAAGGTAGAACTGGTCTTCAATTATCGGGGTCTGCTGGATATCTCAGCATATCAGGCCCATCCGCAAGATTTTATGAATGAACAATTAACACGTCTAAAAGGTGCTGGCGTAACAACCATGGCAGTGTTCGAAAGTACACTGGATGAGTTGAGAAAGACACGCCGTATCATGGTATATAACGGTCAGGATCTCGCGAATCTGACGAAGAATGTGATTCCTTCGAATGAGAACTTCACGTATGTACTGTTCACGAATGAAGAGAATGCACAGACGTATGCCCCTATCATTGAACAAACGTTCGCTGACCGCCAGATTCCTGTGGTTCCATGGGAATACGAAGGCCGTAGCGGCTTAATATTGCAGACTCCGCCGGAGAATGCCAACATGCAGCCATTGCAGCCTGACCCAGTTGCTGTGAAAATGCTGCGTGATCACGGCTTCCACATCTTGCCGCGGATCTCAGATAGCGTACCTTACAACCAAGCCTCCATGGAGCGACTACTGTCGTTCTTCAAAGAGAACGGGGTTACACGCATCTTGTTTGATGGGGATGCTGTGAAAGGGTACAATGATAATGCGGAGATGAAGAGTATTGATCAATTCGCTCAATTGCTCAATAAATATGATATCGGACTCGCAGCGATTGAGAATCTGAAGAAGCCACAATCAGGCTTCCAGACACTCGCTTACAAAATTGATTATAATGTTGCACGCCTATATTCCCTGAGTGATGCCGATGCCAATCTGGACGTAGATACCATTGCAGACCGTTTCGTATTGGCTACGAAAGACCGTAACATTCGCATGCTCTACATGAATGCTTCACCAAGTCGAAATACGTCCAAAGCCATGATCACAGATCCAATTGAGAATCTGATCAACAGTCTGGGTGAACCAGGTCATGCCGTTGAACGTATGGGTAAATTCGGATTCGAACTTGGACAAGCTGAAGCATTTACGGTGAAGGATTCGTCCATTCAGCGTTATGCCAAACTGGTTGCTCTGATTGGTGCGATTGCCTTGATTACACTCATGGTATCGTACTTTGTACCATTGCTAACTCTGCTTGTGTTCGCGCTAAGTTTAGTAGGAAGTGCCGGATTGTTCTTGCTGAAACCGACACTGCTTGAGCAAGGGATCGCATTGCTAGTAGCCATTGCGGCACCGACGATTGCCATGGTACTTGCCGTTCGTACGGTAAATTACCAACAGCAACGTCAGCCAGATGCGTCCGCAGGTCGTCGTTTGGGTCAGACTATCATTCTATATGTAAGAACGTCGATTCTTTCATTTATGGCAGTGCCGTTTGTGATCGCTTTGCTTAACAGCATTACGTACAGTCTGGTCATTAACCAGTTCCGAGGCGTGAGCCTGTTGCACTTTGCACCAATCGCACTGGTTGCGATTTATGTTGTGTTTTATCGGGGCTCGGGCAGCTTCTCGATTAAGAAAATCAAGGAAATGCTCCGTATGCCAATTAACGTATTGATGGTTGTGCTGGCAGTCATTGCTGCAGCAGCTGGCTATTATTATTTGACACGTACAGGTAATTCAGGCTCGGTTACACCACTTGAAATGTTCCTGCGTACAGCGCTTGAAGATACCTTCGGCGTACGTCCAAGATTCAAAGAGTTCATGGGAGGACACCCACTGTTCATCGTTGGTGTGTTCGCTGCATTGAAATATCGTAAATTCGTTTTTGTTCTTATTCTTGCAACGATTGGACAGTTGTCCATGGTTGATACGTTTGCGCATATCCACACACCAGCTGTGTTGTCCCTCATTCGTGGTGTGATGGGATTGGGACTTGGCTTAATCTTCGGGATCATTGCTGTGGGTGTGTGGCAAGTCGCGGAAGGATGTTGGAAAAAATGGTCACCACTTCTCAAAAATTAG